Within the Oryctolagus cuniculus chromosome 19, mOryCun1.1, whole genome shotgun sequence genome, the region CTCCCAAGAGTCATAATTTCTATGCTCTGGGTGGAGCACAGAAAGGTTTGGTAATGGAATGACATTTCCAGGGTACACACTCCCCGAGGACTGGGGAGGGGAGCAAGCAGACGAAGTCCCAGGAATGAACGATGAGCACTCACCTGCCATGAGGACAGACGCTGTGTACTTGTATTTGTTGAATTCCAGATACTCCCGAATTAACTCATTAATGAGAAGGTTTTCATGGGACAACACCGGCCGGGGCTCACTGTCGTCATCCAGGGCGTTGAACACCTCAGCTCGGATTCTGGCTTTTAAATGTCCCAATACTCCCCTTTTTTCCAAAGTGTCCCTTAACACTGTCAAATATAAAATAGCAAGGATCCGGTTACAGAACAAATTTTGTCACTGTTAGGCATACCTTGAAGATGTTTAAGAGGTGAGGGGCACAAACCTACACTTCGTGACTGACTGAACAGTGGCATTAAGTACCATAGAGCACGTTTGTAATCAAAAATAAAGGTCCCAAGTTTCAGTGATTTACTTTTAACACTGGAGGAAATTCAAGTTCATCCTTACAGCATCTTCACTGTGTGGGACTACAgtataaaatctattatttagcgaggagaaagaggagaggatgGAGATACAGTTAACTCGCCAGGACCTGACTTTAAACGCCAGTCTCTCATCCATCTTCAGGAGTGTCTGTCACCACAGACAGGTTCTGTGTGTCATTAACAACCTCTGATCCAGAAAGATGATTAAGGAAAACAGTACACTCCATACAAGAGAGGGATATGTCACCTTCCTGGTACAAAAACCACTGATATCTAGAACCCATTCTGAAtaaacaagtatttaaaaaaaaagtcaatcctGGGTTAACTGCTTAAAATAGTAGGATTTTGAAAGTTTAAGTCTAGACAGAAATCTGCTATGTGCCTGTATGACATTTTAAGGAGTGAGAGGAGTGGATGGTAAATGTAACCCAACTTGATGGACCAAGGTCACCGTAACAAGTGTCAGTTCATGGAAACGGGATTGATCTCAAGAACTCAGTATAGGTAATCAAAGGCTGACCCGGCACCACCCCCTCTGGAACCTTCTTTTATCAAACAGTCCTGATGGCTAAATGACAATTCCACAAACCCACGCGTCTCATCCAGAGGGCTGAGAATACAGTAAGAGCTTGAGAAATGTTATCTAGGAGCTTTACAATCCAATGTTGTATTCCAGCAGTCAAATGCAGCTTACTACTGCATCAAAGGCACCAAGTAAGCATGCCACAATAAACAGAAAAGTGAAGTAAGATGTGAGAGTgcttaaaaaacataaaagtcCACAAAACATACGATGATTGGTTGGCAAACAAGCCTTCACTGGGTTTCTCTTGAACACAAGGTACATTCAGAAATGGGgaatgcaggaaaaaaaataattatatatacagaagtagccctggggccagcgctgtggcgcagtgggtaacgccgccgcctgcagtgccagcattccacgtgAGTGCCGGttcgactcccggctgctccacttcccatccagctctgctatggcctaggaaagcagtggaagctgacccAACTGGGACCTGGGGCTCAGACTCAACACACCTGtgcgcccaccaccacccccaccccccgcctctaaATTAGTCTGGGCCCGTGAGTTCACCTCTCAGCGCCTCCGTTTCGCAGTCCATGAAACGGGCACAGAGTAGCCACAAGGAATCCATCAGGTAACTCCCGAGCTAGTGGCGCAATCGCTAACACCCCACCTGAGAGGCCGTCGTGAGGACGCGACGAAGATGACCACGGAACCGTGGCGGGCACTGACCATGGTCGTCAGCTCCGAGTGCGAGGCCCGCCCGGGTCCTcggtcccctcctcctcccctccgccAGCCCACGGTGGGGTCTGGAAAGACGCAGGCCTGGAGACCGCCCGGCTACCTGCAGATTCCGGACTCCTGCTCCAACTAGCTTAGAGCGGGTCTGGAAACCAACCCTGGGCAACCACTTCCGGCCCCGAGCCGCCGCATCAGCCAGACGCTCCCAGCAGGCCCCGAGACCGCGCAGAACGAGCCCTCCAGAAACGAGGCCTTCCTCCCCATCCTTTTCATGAGCGGCAAGCCCGTAGATTCCCACCCGGTCACCTCCCCGCTCGCACTCACCGGCCTTGAGCTCGGCGACAGTCGCCATTTTTCAACGGCCGCCGGAAGCGCGCCTTGACAGGGCGCACGCGTATCCCCGCCCCCCTCTGCGGCGTGGCCTGTACCCAATAGGCTCTGTCTACATCCAGACCCGCCCCACTCAGATTCAGCTCTCTCCGTGGTTGGGCGAAAGGCCAACGCTCACGAGAGACTCCACCCATCAGCTGGTGTTCTAGGCAGGCCGTACAGAGGGGGgcgggagcaggagcaggaacaGGAGAGACGCAATTCCTAGACGTTACCTGTGGGTGCTGCTAGTTTCTTACGGCTTAACCGGTAGCTGGCTGGTCCTTTCACCGCTGGCCCTCTGTTGAGCTCTGCGGCCTCAGGTTCCCACCGACGATTTCGCCACGTATCAAGCCTGTGGTTGGCAAACTTGAGCAGGAAGACTTTGACAAACAAGCCCTGAAGTTTGATTCCGTGTGGGATGAGACCTGAGAACGCGCATTTCTGTCGAGTTCCCAGGTGCTGCTCAGGTTGCTGGTCCGGAAATCCCATTTCGAGAACCGCTGTGTTAAGCACTTCGGACCTGCCGGCCGGTGGGCCACGTCTGTCACGCTTCTTAGCTCATTCGCCTGTGAGCCCCGTCCTAGACAGGTGGAAACGGCATCTCCCATGATGAAGAGACTAAGCTCACCCAAGCGGCGGCGGTGACACTCGAATCCAGGCTCCTTGCTCTTCCGCTCTCATTTAATACTGGTCACGTAAGGTGCCCACGAGCTGTTTGTACGAACAACTGATGGCGGAGCGAGCCAGTTCTAAGCATcccaaggaaatgaagaaaaaaggaacATGGGAATACTGTCCCCAAAGCTGGTGTGATGCCAGTTGTGTTGCCAGGAAGGTCAAAAGACTTAACGAAataagagagagattgtccaacATTCTACAACAGTGCTCTTAAAACTGCTGGTCAACCAATGATAGAAATCTACTTTTCAGTGGAATCTCAATGGGTGCATTTTCCACGCAATGGAATGAAGTGAATAGAAGACatagaaatactatttttttgaaatgtctgtttcaggggttggcgctgtgtggcagtgggttaaagctgcggcctccagcgccagcatcccatatgggtgacggttcaagttccggttgctccacttttttttttttttttaagattttatttatttgacaggcagagggcctgggaaagcagtggaagatggcccaagtctttgggtccctgcacctgcgtggcagactgggaagaagcacctggctcctggcttcagatcagctcagctctggccgttgcagtcatttggggagtgaaccagtggatggaagacctctctctcacactctctctagctctacctctttctgtaactctgtctcttcctcttgctgtgtaactctgccttttaaataaaataaataaataaatctttaaaaaaagagaagggaaagcaCTGCTGATGTACTGATGTAGAGGCACATGGAGCTAGAGGCATATAATAACGGGATGAGTGAGTACAGAGCTCCTGCTTGTACGGTAACTAACACCCATCACTGCTCTGTGTGGCAGGTGCCGCTCCAGAAGCGTACAGTAAGTCTTCACCAACAACTTGAGGAGACAGATGCTCACACAGCAGTTGtctaaagaaaaatttcatttcaaaacttgtGGTGTGGGCCTTTGACCACAAGTAAAGAGacccacatctcctatcagagcgTCTCCACTCTTGACAACAAGCTTTTTACCAATGcaagaccctaggaggcagcaggtgatggctcaagacccTAGGAGGCACCCAGGTGGGAtaccaggattgagtttctggctcctggctctagccttggccattgtgggcatttggggagtgaaccagtccatgggagctctctttgtctttttctgcctctctgaaagaaaaaaaaaggtactgaAATTGAGTCACTCTGTGTTGGTGAGGACAGGTGTGACCTTACCTACTGGGTAGCTGGACAGATTGGCAGCACCACCCAGAAGGCTGTTTGGCAATACCAAGTCAACCTTTCACACCCTTTGACACACCAACTCGAGTGCTACCAACATATCTCACAGATACACTCGTACCCAATTACAAGGGCGTTTCCAAAagctggtggaaaatggaataacaAGATGAGTttggggagcaggtgttcagcctagtgTTTctgacacctgtgtcccatatcacagtgcgtAAGcttggttcccagctccagctgaccACAGCTTCCctccagtgcagatcctgggagacagtggtgacggctcaggtacttgggtccttgtcacatggaagacttggattgtgtttGGGGCTCTAGGCTCTGGCgcagccctagccccagccccagccccagccccagggcatttggggagtagacctgtagctgggagctctgcctgtctgtctctgtctctctgcctctttaaaaaaaggaggggggggataaatttattttggtacaaattttgaaatctgtgcatactttttccataataggcattttcttGAACCTTTTGGAAATATCTGGGCTGTATAAGGCTATTCGTTGTATCACCCTGTATAGTAAACTAAAAGCTACACACACCTACCAGAAAGGCTACAAAAACAGCTGGCAAGCATGTATATGTTGCTGGTTGGAAATCAAAGTGGTATAGCCACTTGGAAAACAGTTTGCCAATGGCTTACTGATAATGGCttatcatatgacccagtaatCCCAATCATGGAATTTACTCAAGAGAAACAAAAAGCTATGTCCACACATAAGCCAATACCCAGTAATAGCAGGTTTATTCATAACTGCCCCGTACTAGAAATGACCATGTGTTTTCTAATTGGTAAATGGATCAATAAACTACAACTTATCCCTCCCATGAGTCCCACACAGTGACAAAGAGCAAGTGACCACTGACACATGCCACAAAATGAGTCTTGAATGTTCTGTGCTCAGTGAGAGAAACCAGATCCAAAATGCAATATTTAAATTGTCGTTTCAtgtaatttggaaggcagagagacaaacagagcttCCACTCACTAAAAAAACTATTGGAAACATCAATATCATCAGTGGAAGCACAGGGTATGTAAATTACGGTACAACCACCAATCAAATActacacagggctggcactgtggcgcagtggttaacgccctggcctgaagcgccagcatcccatatgggcaccggttcaagacccagctgcttctcttctgatccagctctctgctatggcctgggatagcagtagaaggtgccccaagtccttgggctcctgtcccgcgtgggagacctggaagaagctcctggctcctggcttcggatcagcacagctctggccgttgtgaccaatcggggattgaaccatcggatggaagacctgtctctccctccctccctctccctctctctctgtttctctctctctctctgcctttcctctccatgtgtaactctttcaaataaaaaaaaaatactgtgcagTCATTCCAAAGAATGGGGAGCTCTAAACACACCCAAACAGACTtccaaaagttaatggaaaacagaattaagagataaatgtattttggtacaattttttaaaatttataaccataatttttgaattttttaaatatttattaatggaggagaaagagaattaaGTGTGTGAAAGAGCGAGGCTATATTTATGTAAAAAGCAGA harbors:
- the CEP20 gene encoding centrosomal protein 20 isoform X3 is translated as MATVAELKAVLRDTLEKRGVLGHLKARIRAEVFNALDDDSEPRPVLSHENLLINELIREYLEFNKYKYTASVLMAESGQPVVPLDRQFLIRELNAFEESKDNTV